A part of Nitrospira sp. genomic DNA contains:
- a CDS encoding DUF721 domain-containing protein: protein MAGPRTLDSFGSILSGLSKRLGLESRLLELRLQRRWHELVGEPMASHTWPAQIRFKKLYLVVRNSVWLQQLTFLKPALLTKLQAEFGTECVADIAGRVGELPASSEASSAPLTTDLGSPQPGESSAEVCSHTTVIQDPALREHFRKVISAYLVQAPPPPAKSPSRVP from the coding sequence ATGGCTGGCCCTCGCACACTCGATTCCTTTGGGAGCATCCTGTCCGGTCTTTCCAAGCGGCTTGGCCTTGAATCACGACTGCTGGAACTTCGCTTGCAGCGTCGTTGGCATGAGCTCGTGGGCGAACCCATGGCGTCTCATACCTGGCCGGCTCAGATTCGCTTCAAGAAGCTCTACCTCGTCGTCAGAAATTCCGTCTGGCTCCAACAGTTGACGTTCCTCAAGCCGGCGCTCTTAACGAAGCTGCAGGCAGAGTTCGGGACCGAGTGTGTGGCCGACATTGCGGGTCGGGTCGGAGAGCTTCCCGCCTCGTCGGAGGCGTCTTCCGCACCTCTCACCACCGATCTTGGGTCACCTCAGCCAGGAGAATCTTCAGCTGAGGTGTGCTCACATACCACTGTCATTCAAGATCCTGCGCTCCGTGAGCACTTTAGAAAGGTGATATCGGCTTACCTTGTGCAGGCTCCTCCTCCACCGGCAAAGAGTCCGTCACGCGTCCCTTGA
- the gyrA gene encoding DNA gyrase subunit A, protein MPPDERLGHIAIEDEMKSSYLDYAMSVIVGRALPDVRDGLKPVHRRILFGMNEMGLASNRTYRKSAKIVGEIMGNYHPHGDTAIYDTLVRMAQNFNMRYPLVDGQGNYGSMDGDSAAAMRYTEARMTKLAEEMLADIDKETVDFGPNYDESRQEPLVLPSRVPNLLINGAGGIAVGYATNIPTHNIAEIIDGLLLLLENQDVTIAQLMKKIPGPDFPTAGFIYGMSGIKAAYETGRGLLKLRAKVVVEIDERTERERLLVTEIPYQVNKVSLIKKIAELVQEDRIKGISDLRDESSDREGVRVVIELKRGEIPLVVLNNLYKHTPLETTFGVIMLALVNNRPEVLNLKQILHHFLDHRREVVVRRTAYELRKAEERAHILEGLKIALDNLDAVIALIRRSQSPDEARAGLMREFGLTEIQASAILDMRLQRLTQLERTKLVEEYQDVLRQIEYLKSILANRELVQTIIKDELTEIREAYKDERRTQIVKEEAEITLEDLIAAEEVIVTISHAGYIKRNAVSLYRAQRRGGKGKIGMGIKEEDFVVNLFTASTHDSLLFFTDAGKVYWLKVHEIPEASRAAKGKALVNLLALSSNEKVTATLPVKEFRDDRYIVMGTKKGIIKKTELSAFSNPRQGGIIALGLESGDKLISVQLTDGQREILLGTRQGLTIRFKEEEVRSMGRTAYGVKGITLEEGNEVIGMETITPDSTTSILTVTEGGYGKRTPVGEYRIQGRGGKGIISVKTTERNGLAVGFLQVRDDDQIMLMAAQGKVLRCKVDDIREIGRNTQGVRILDLDGEGDRVVGVARLAEVIEREDAGSEDTPEA, encoded by the coding sequence ATGCCCCCTGATGAGCGCTTAGGCCACATCGCGATAGAAGACGAGATGAAGTCGTCATACCTCGATTATGCGATGAGCGTCATCGTAGGACGCGCATTGCCCGATGTCCGCGATGGGCTCAAGCCGGTCCATCGCCGCATCCTGTTCGGTATGAACGAAATGGGCCTTGCCTCCAATCGGACCTACCGCAAGTCAGCCAAGATCGTGGGTGAGATCATGGGCAACTATCATCCCCACGGTGATACGGCCATTTACGATACCCTCGTGCGGATGGCGCAGAACTTCAACATGCGTTATCCCCTCGTCGACGGCCAAGGCAACTATGGATCGATGGATGGCGATTCAGCGGCCGCGATGCGCTACACCGAAGCGCGCATGACCAAACTCGCCGAAGAGATGCTGGCCGACATCGACAAGGAAACCGTCGACTTCGGTCCGAACTACGACGAATCGAGACAGGAGCCACTGGTATTGCCGAGCAGGGTGCCGAATCTCCTCATTAACGGAGCGGGCGGCATCGCGGTCGGCTATGCCACGAATATCCCGACGCACAACATTGCTGAGATCATCGATGGATTGCTTCTGCTGTTGGAGAATCAAGACGTCACGATCGCCCAGTTGATGAAAAAGATCCCGGGGCCTGATTTTCCAACGGCTGGGTTCATCTACGGCATGAGCGGGATCAAGGCAGCGTACGAGACCGGTCGGGGTCTCTTGAAGTTGCGGGCAAAAGTCGTGGTAGAGATCGATGAACGCACCGAGCGTGAACGGCTCCTTGTGACGGAGATTCCGTATCAAGTCAACAAGGTGTCGTTGATCAAAAAAATTGCCGAGCTGGTTCAGGAGGACCGGATCAAAGGCATCTCCGATTTGCGAGATGAGTCATCGGACCGTGAGGGGGTCCGGGTGGTCATCGAGCTCAAGCGAGGTGAAATCCCGCTGGTCGTGTTGAATAATCTGTACAAACACACCCCTCTTGAAACAACCTTCGGCGTTATTATGTTGGCGCTGGTCAACAATCGTCCGGAAGTCCTGAATCTCAAACAAATTCTGCATCATTTCCTCGATCACCGACGGGAAGTCGTCGTCCGCCGCACCGCCTACGAGTTGCGCAAGGCGGAAGAGCGGGCGCATATCCTCGAAGGGCTCAAGATCGCACTCGACAATCTCGATGCCGTGATCGCTCTCATACGTCGGTCGCAATCGCCGGACGAAGCACGGGCTGGGTTGATGCGCGAGTTTGGCCTTACCGAAATCCAGGCTAGTGCGATCCTTGACATGCGGCTCCAGCGCTTAACGCAGCTTGAGCGGACGAAACTCGTCGAAGAGTACCAAGACGTGCTGAGGCAGATCGAGTATTTGAAGTCCATCCTCGCCAACCGGGAACTGGTCCAGACGATCATTAAGGACGAGCTGACCGAAATTCGGGAAGCGTATAAGGACGAGCGACGGACACAGATCGTCAAGGAAGAGGCGGAAATCACTCTGGAAGATCTGATTGCAGCAGAAGAAGTGATCGTCACGATCTCTCATGCCGGATATATCAAACGAAATGCCGTGTCGCTCTATCGTGCCCAGCGACGAGGAGGAAAAGGCAAGATCGGCATGGGGATCAAGGAGGAAGATTTCGTCGTGAATCTCTTCACGGCCTCCACGCATGATTCACTGCTCTTTTTCACGGATGCCGGCAAGGTGTATTGGTTAAAGGTCCATGAAATTCCTGAGGCCAGCCGTGCTGCAAAGGGCAAAGCGCTCGTCAATCTGCTCGCGCTGTCGAGTAATGAAAAGGTCACGGCCACATTGCCGGTGAAAGAGTTCAGGGACGACCGGTATATTGTGATGGGCACCAAGAAGGGCATCATCAAAAAGACGGAACTGTCCGCGTTCAGCAATCCACGGCAAGGCGGGATCATCGCCTTGGGACTTGAGAGCGGCGATAAGCTGATCAGTGTTCAACTGACCGATGGACAGCGGGAAATTCTTCTCGGGACACGGCAGGGCCTCACCATTCGATTCAAAGAAGAAGAGGTGAGATCCATGGGCCGGACGGCGTATGGGGTGAAAGGGATCACCCTCGAAGAGGGAAATGAAGTTATCGGCATGGAAACCATCACCCCGGATTCCACGACATCCATTTTGACCGTCACGGAAGGTGGCTACGGCAAACGAACACCTGTGGGTGAATACCGTATCCAGGGTCGTGGCGGCAAAGGCATCATCAGCGTCAAGACGACGGAGCGAAACGGTCTGGCGGTGGGATTTCTTCAAGTACGAGATGACGACCAAATCATGTTGATGGCGGCGCAAGGGAAGGTACTCCGTTGCAAAGTTGATGATATCCGTGAGATTGGCCGGAATACTCAAGGTGTCCGCATTCTCGATCTCGACGGTGAAGGAGATCGAGTGGTGGGCGTCGCCAGATTGGCGGAAGTGATCGAACGAGAGGACGCGGGTTCGGAAGACACCCCCGAAGCCTAA
- the gyrB gene encoding DNA topoisomerase (ATP-hydrolyzing) subunit B — MTTDDSSQPKSDSYSADQIKVLEGLDAVRKRPAMYIGSTGVDGLHHLVYEVVDNSVDEHMAGFGEAIEVMIHIDGSVTVIDNGRGIPTGMHSTQKKSAAEVALTVLHAGGKFEQGAYTVSGGLHGVGISVVNALSEWLELEIWQDGQVFEQRYARGKPDAPLSATGKTKRRGTQVRFKPDSQIFETLEFSFDVLAQRLRELAFLNKGLAITLRDERKEPAKEQVFLYKGGIMSFVEHLNEAKTPLHKPIYVKVEKPEMVLEVALQYNDSYAENLFSFANNINTKEGGTHLVGFKAALTRTINTYANANDLFKKETESLTGDDVREGLTAVVSVKVRNPQFEGQTKAKLGNSEVKGVVEAAVNEALGNYFEENPPVARKIIGKAIDAARAREAARKAKDLIRRKSALDGGSLPGKLADCSEKDPALSELYIVEGDSAGGSAKQGRDRKFQAILPLKGKILNVEKARFDKMLSSDEIRTLIMALGTGIGRRREESDKPEKDAFDIAKARYHKIILMTDADVDGSHIRTLLLTFFFRQMPELIERGYIYIAQPPLFKVKKGKTERYLKDEGLLNEYLADLAVEDVELYLEGAQGYVTGRRLLPILKKMIAFETLLGRLNKKSHEAAMLRAFVDEPGLDRERLKDRTALQRSVENVKASLAVVFPKVMPEFEVLHDEEHQSNKVVCRLHANGVTHELCVTHELVGSADFRELQKLTPSVVGLGRPPYKLKAKGQEHHHRATDELVKAILDMGKQGLNIQRYKGLGEMNPGQLWETTMNPEMRTLLRVTLEDLTGVDEIFTILMGDEVEPRRNFIQTHALEVRNLDV; from the coding sequence ATGACCACAGACGACTCTTCCCAGCCCAAATCAGACAGCTACAGCGCCGATCAGATCAAAGTCCTTGAGGGCCTCGATGCCGTCCGAAAGCGGCCGGCGATGTACATTGGGAGTACGGGCGTCGATGGACTCCACCACCTCGTCTATGAAGTCGTGGACAACAGTGTCGACGAACATATGGCGGGGTTTGGCGAGGCCATTGAGGTCATGATCCATATCGACGGAAGTGTGACGGTCATCGACAACGGGCGAGGCATTCCAACCGGCATGCACTCCACGCAAAAAAAGTCCGCCGCCGAAGTGGCATTGACGGTCCTTCATGCAGGCGGCAAGTTTGAGCAGGGAGCCTATACGGTCTCCGGCGGCTTACACGGAGTCGGTATCTCCGTTGTGAATGCCTTGTCGGAGTGGCTCGAACTGGAGATCTGGCAGGATGGGCAAGTGTTCGAACAGCGCTATGCACGTGGGAAGCCAGATGCTCCACTCAGCGCAACCGGGAAAACAAAACGCCGAGGGACTCAAGTTCGGTTCAAACCGGACAGCCAAATATTTGAGACGCTGGAGTTTAGTTTTGACGTGTTGGCCCAGCGGCTCCGCGAGCTCGCTTTTTTAAATAAGGGCCTGGCCATTACCCTGAGGGATGAGCGGAAAGAACCAGCAAAAGAGCAAGTGTTCTTGTACAAGGGCGGCATCATGTCTTTCGTTGAGCACCTCAACGAAGCCAAAACACCGCTGCATAAGCCGATCTACGTCAAGGTCGAGAAGCCAGAAATGGTTCTGGAAGTGGCGCTCCAGTACAATGACAGCTACGCGGAAAACCTGTTCTCGTTCGCCAATAATATCAATACAAAGGAAGGCGGTACGCATTTAGTCGGATTCAAGGCGGCCCTCACCAGGACGATCAACACCTACGCCAATGCCAACGATCTCTTCAAGAAAGAAACCGAATCTCTAACAGGAGACGATGTGAGGGAGGGGCTGACGGCAGTGGTCAGCGTCAAGGTGCGCAATCCGCAATTTGAGGGTCAGACGAAGGCGAAGCTTGGGAACAGCGAGGTGAAAGGCGTGGTCGAGGCCGCTGTCAACGAGGCCTTGGGAAATTATTTCGAGGAAAATCCTCCCGTCGCTCGCAAGATCATCGGCAAGGCCATCGACGCGGCCCGCGCTCGCGAAGCGGCGCGGAAAGCCAAGGATCTGATCCGGCGAAAGAGTGCGCTCGACGGCGGCTCATTGCCCGGGAAGTTGGCTGATTGTTCGGAAAAAGATCCGGCCTTGAGCGAACTCTACATCGTGGAGGGTGATTCAGCCGGCGGATCCGCGAAACAAGGGCGTGATCGCAAGTTCCAAGCGATCCTGCCCTTGAAAGGGAAGATCTTGAACGTCGAAAAGGCGCGTTTCGACAAGATGCTCTCCAGCGATGAGATCCGGACCCTCATCATGGCACTGGGGACCGGCATCGGTCGCAGGCGCGAAGAGAGCGACAAGCCGGAGAAAGATGCATTCGACATCGCCAAGGCCCGCTATCATAAGATTATTCTCATGACCGATGCCGATGTGGACGGCAGCCACATCCGAACCTTGCTCTTGACGTTCTTTTTCCGGCAGATGCCCGAGCTGATCGAAAGGGGGTATATCTATATCGCGCAGCCGCCGCTGTTCAAAGTGAAGAAAGGCAAGACGGAACGGTATCTCAAAGATGAAGGGTTATTGAACGAATACCTAGCCGATCTGGCGGTTGAAGATGTCGAACTGTATCTGGAAGGGGCGCAAGGGTATGTGACCGGACGTCGGCTGTTGCCGATTCTGAAGAAAATGATTGCCTTTGAAACCTTGCTCGGTCGGCTCAATAAGAAGTCCCACGAAGCCGCGATGCTCCGTGCATTTGTCGACGAACCAGGGCTCGATCGCGAGCGTCTTAAGGATCGAACAGCACTGCAACGATCGGTCGAGAACGTCAAGGCATCGCTGGCTGTGGTATTCCCAAAAGTAATGCCGGAGTTCGAGGTGCTGCATGATGAAGAACATCAATCAAATAAGGTGGTCTGCCGGCTGCATGCAAACGGCGTCACTCATGAACTGTGTGTGACACATGAACTCGTCGGTTCCGCGGACTTTCGTGAACTACAGAAACTGACTCCGTCGGTTGTTGGGTTAGGACGCCCTCCGTACAAGCTCAAGGCCAAAGGGCAAGAACATCACCATCGGGCGACCGATGAGTTAGTGAAGGCGATCTTGGATATGGGGAAGCAGGGGCTCAACATCCAGCGCTACAAAGGGCTCGGCGAGATGAACCCGGGGCAGCTCTGGGAAACAACCATGAATCCTGAAATGCGTACGCTTTTGCGCGTGACGCTTGAAGACCTCACCGGCGTCGATGAAATCTTTACGATCTTGATGGGCGATGAAGTCGAACCGCGCCGGAATTTCATTCAAACGCATGCCCTCGAAGTGAGAAACTTGGACGTATGA
- the dnaN gene encoding DNA polymerase III subunit beta — MKIRIGRDELLTGLQRVQGVVEKRNTMPILSNILLEAKQDGVEIVATDLEIGLRGLYKGTVLSTGGVTISARKLYEIVKELPPGDIELTSTDNNWTTIQAGKSQFKVVGLPSSEYPALPTIEREGLTPLSGEGLLELIRKTLFAAGDNDARYILNGLLVTLVATDKKTSLRLVGTDGHRLAVAEQEVGKAGNKGVPQEMKAIIPKKAAHEIRRLLEEGVDTEPLIGFSKNLMIFRKSGLLLTSRLMEGNYPNYQQVIPKESGKKISVSRSELESALRRVSVLAKDKASAVKVSFASDKMTLFSSSPDYGEATEELPAHYEGEAIQTGFNARYLLDVFSVMDGETLSLQMDTPLSPCLIQEPESPGFKCVVMPIKI; from the coding sequence ATGAAAATACGTATTGGGCGAGATGAGTTATTGACGGGACTTCAGCGGGTCCAAGGTGTCGTGGAGAAACGAAATACGATGCCGATTCTGTCCAATATCTTGTTGGAAGCCAAGCAGGATGGGGTGGAAATTGTCGCGACCGACCTCGAAATTGGATTGCGAGGTCTCTACAAGGGAACCGTTCTCTCGACTGGTGGTGTCACCATCTCAGCCAGAAAATTATACGAGATCGTCAAAGAGTTACCCCCTGGCGACATCGAACTGACGTCGACGGATAACAACTGGACGACCATCCAAGCCGGGAAGAGCCAATTCAAAGTCGTCGGCCTTCCCAGCAGCGAATATCCTGCACTGCCGACCATCGAGCGCGAGGGATTGACACCGCTCTCAGGAGAGGGCCTTCTGGAATTGATCCGGAAGACACTATTTGCCGCCGGGGATAACGATGCTCGATATATCTTGAACGGCCTCTTGGTCACTCTCGTTGCGACCGACAAAAAAACCTCGTTGCGATTAGTCGGCACAGATGGCCATCGTTTGGCAGTGGCGGAGCAAGAAGTCGGAAAAGCCGGTAATAAAGGTGTGCCACAGGAAATGAAAGCCATCATACCGAAGAAGGCGGCGCATGAAATCCGCCGTCTTTTGGAGGAGGGCGTAGATACCGAACCGCTCATCGGTTTTTCGAAAAACCTCATGATTTTCCGAAAGAGCGGGTTGCTGCTGACCTCTCGGTTGATGGAAGGCAACTACCCGAACTACCAACAAGTCATCCCAAAAGAAAGCGGCAAGAAGATCAGCGTCAGTCGAAGTGAATTGGAGAGCGCGCTACGTCGGGTGTCGGTACTGGCCAAGGATAAAGCTAGCGCGGTAAAGGTTTCTTTCGCATCCGATAAGATGACCTTGTTTTCCAGCAGTCCGGATTACGGGGAAGCCACGGAAGAATTGCCAGCCCACTATGAAGGAGAGGCCATCCAGACGGGATTCAATGCCCGTTACCTGTTGGATGTCTTCAGCGTGATGGATGGGGAAACCCTCTCGCTTCAGATGGACACTCCGCTCAGTCCCTGTCTGATTCAGGAACCGGAAAGCCCGGGGTTCAAATGTGTGGTCATGCCCATTAAGATTTAG
- the dnaA gene encoding chromosomal replication initiator protein DnaA, with amino-acid sequence MSIDTVWQEALQYIQAKVPKQVYDTWFIPVHLDRIEDSTAHIGVPNKFFGEWLNAHYGPLLAEAMATARGGGLMGVAFTVRQKSTVQEVEPQSVVTAPRGVTQPKPRRGIQLNPKYIFKNFVVGAGNQFAHAACMAVAEQPGQTYNPLFIYGGVGLGKTHLLNAIGNHVAEKSDLRIAYLTTEQFTNEVINSIRYDKMMDLRKRYRHIDMLMIDDIQFLVGKERTQEEFFHTFNALYEGHKQIVLSSDRFPKDMPDIEERLRSRFEWGLIADLQPPDVETRIAILRKKSEDDGLKLPEDVIQFLSITMKSNIRELEGSLIRLGAYASLTGQVISLDLAKTVLRDVIGDKKKIVAMDDIQEAVCTQFHVKMTELKSRRRSKTLVHPRQIAMYLCRELTDSSYPEIGRQFGGKDHTTIIHACRQVTKAKETNTVLQATLETLKEQILRS; translated from the coding sequence TATTGACACTGTTTGGCAAGAAGCATTGCAGTATATCCAGGCGAAAGTTCCTAAGCAGGTGTATGACACATGGTTTATACCGGTTCATCTCGACCGGATAGAAGACTCGACGGCGCATATTGGGGTTCCGAATAAGTTTTTTGGAGAATGGCTGAATGCTCATTATGGACCGCTATTAGCGGAAGCCATGGCCACGGCTCGTGGTGGAGGGCTGATGGGTGTTGCATTCACCGTCCGCCAAAAGAGCACTGTGCAGGAGGTTGAACCACAGAGTGTTGTGACTGCGCCGCGAGGTGTCACCCAGCCAAAGCCGCGACGGGGAATCCAGCTCAACCCAAAATATATATTTAAGAACTTCGTAGTCGGTGCCGGCAACCAATTTGCTCATGCAGCCTGTATGGCCGTAGCGGAACAGCCAGGACAGACCTATAACCCGCTCTTTATTTATGGAGGGGTGGGACTCGGGAAGACCCACCTCTTAAACGCCATTGGAAATCATGTCGCTGAAAAGAGTGATCTAAGAATCGCCTATCTGACGACAGAGCAATTTACTAATGAGGTCATCAACTCCATTCGATATGACAAAATGATGGATTTACGGAAACGATATCGACATATCGATATGTTGATGATCGACGATATCCAGTTTCTGGTCGGGAAGGAACGCACACAGGAAGAATTCTTCCATACCTTCAATGCCTTATATGAGGGACATAAGCAGATTGTTCTCTCAAGTGACCGCTTTCCTAAGGATATGCCGGATATCGAAGAGCGTCTACGATCTCGGTTCGAATGGGGATTGATTGCAGACTTGCAGCCGCCGGATGTGGAGACCCGCATTGCCATCCTGAGGAAAAAATCAGAAGATGATGGCCTTAAACTGCCGGAAGACGTCATCCAGTTCCTATCGATCACGATGAAGAGTAATATCCGTGAATTGGAAGGCAGCCTGATTCGACTAGGCGCCTATGCCTCGCTGACCGGGCAGGTGATAAGCCTTGATCTTGCTAAGACCGTCTTGCGCGATGTTATTGGGGATAAGAAAAAGATCGTTGCGATGGATGATATTCAAGAAGCGGTCTGTACCCAATTTCATGTGAAGATGACGGAGCTGAAATCTCGCCGCAGGAGTAAGACGCTCGTACATCCTCGACAGATTGCCATGTATCTGTGTCGAGAGCTGACTGATTCATCGTACCCCGAAATCGGGCGCCAATTTGGCGGTAAAGATCATACGACCATCATTCACGCCTGTCGCCAGGTCACAAAGGCCAAGGAGACCAACACGGTGTTGCAGGCGACGCTTGAAACATTGAAAGAGCAAATTCTTCGTAGTTAA